The following are encoded together in the Kribbella voronezhensis genome:
- a CDS encoding S41 family peptidase, which produces MRADEIRQVTERLAVLVAKYYVFPGTGAEIAERLRAATADGRYDELSDPASLAARVTADLQVGNGDKHLRLKYHLDEVVDETDPVAEEAAWAARAELAGGGMARVERLPGNVGLLEIRPLLFDPTHAGAQVSAAMSLLSATDALLIDLRRCLGGSPDMVAFLCSHLFDGEPVHLNDLVSPADDTRRQFWTTPYLPGPRFGGSKPIWVLTSSASFSGAEELAYDLQQLGRATVIGERTGGGAHPRDGFKVHPHLEATVPVKRAENPVSHTNWEGVGVLPDVEVPAADAFAEAYRRALEHVAALPAGLERRSVTDEARAELGSLVIAG; this is translated from the coding sequence ATGCGTGCAGACGAAATCAGGCAGGTGACCGAGCGCCTCGCGGTGCTGGTCGCGAAGTACTACGTGTTTCCCGGCACCGGGGCGGAGATCGCCGAGCGACTGCGGGCCGCCACCGCCGACGGCCGGTACGACGAGTTGTCCGACCCCGCGTCGCTGGCCGCCCGGGTGACGGCCGACCTGCAGGTGGGCAACGGTGACAAACACCTGCGGCTCAAGTACCACCTGGACGAGGTGGTCGACGAGACCGACCCGGTCGCGGAGGAGGCTGCCTGGGCGGCCCGGGCCGAGTTGGCCGGCGGGGGAATGGCCCGGGTGGAGCGGCTGCCGGGCAACGTCGGCCTGCTGGAGATCCGGCCGCTGCTGTTCGATCCAACTCACGCCGGCGCCCAGGTGAGCGCGGCCATGTCGTTGCTCTCGGCAACTGATGCGCTGCTGATCGATCTGCGCCGGTGCCTCGGCGGATCGCCGGACATGGTGGCCTTCCTGTGCAGCCACCTGTTCGACGGCGAGCCGGTGCACCTGAACGATCTGGTCAGTCCGGCCGACGACACCCGGCGGCAGTTCTGGACGACGCCGTACCTGCCCGGTCCGCGGTTCGGCGGCAGCAAGCCGATCTGGGTGCTGACCAGTTCGGCCTCGTTCTCCGGCGCGGAGGAGCTGGCCTACGACCTGCAACAGCTCGGCCGGGCGACCGTGATCGGTGAGCGCACCGGGGGAGGAGCTCACCCGCGGGACGGTTTCAAGGTCCATCCGCACCTGGAGGCGACGGTGCCGGTGAAGCGCGCGGAGAATCCGGTGTCGCACACCAACTGGGAAGGCGTGGGGGTGCTGCCCGACGTCGAGGTCCCGGCGGCCGACGCCTTCGCGGAGGCTTATCGGCGGGCACTGGAGCACGTCGCGGCGCTGCCGGCCGGACTGGAGCGCCGGAGTGTGACCGACGAGGCGCGCGCGGAACTCGGTTCGCTGGTGATTGCTGGATAG
- a CDS encoding ArsR/SmtB family transcription factor: MTDQGSEPADRLEISSAEQFKALGHPLRHRLLFALGQEAATISQLATALDTRKGNIAHHLGVLRDAGMVQLAGTRQVRGGTEQYYRRSAKIFDFTGEGRRANTGVALQAVAAELEGATGEPLLNLRNIRLTERQASELMEKLDGLVDSLEDAGPGEARYGVLVTVYRPRQ, from the coding sequence ATGACCGATCAGGGTTCGGAACCTGCCGACCGGCTGGAGATCTCGTCGGCCGAGCAGTTCAAGGCGCTCGGGCACCCGCTGCGGCATCGGCTGCTGTTCGCGCTCGGTCAGGAGGCGGCGACGATCAGCCAGCTGGCGACCGCGCTGGACACCCGCAAGGGCAACATCGCCCACCACCTCGGCGTACTGCGGGACGCGGGCATGGTGCAGCTGGCGGGGACACGGCAGGTCCGGGGCGGCACCGAGCAGTACTACCGGCGCAGCGCCAAAATCTTCGACTTCACCGGCGAAGGCCGGCGGGCGAACACCGGCGTCGCGTTGCAGGCCGTGGCTGCCGAGCTGGAGGGTGCGACCGGCGAGCCGCTGCTGAACCTCCGCAACATCCGGCTCACCGAACGCCAGGCGAGCGAACTGATGGAGAAGCTCGACGGCCTGGTCGACTCCCTCGAGGACGCGGGCCCCGGCGAGGCGCGGTACGGCGTACTGGTCACCGTCTACCGGCCGCGGCAATGA
- a CDS encoding cell division protein FtsQ/DivIB: protein MSQSTDLARAQQRFARRQRLVRWKGWLPWAVGGLVVLLAGVTVWIFYFSSLLAVTGVRVTGIDTVPEATIVEAAGAPIGTPLAKVDLTAIADRVRTVPAVADAQVTRAWPHRVEIVVTERVPVVVVTDGKKFELVDATGVSFKSVPTRPDGLPEALVVGARRDVTIRSVVTVSAALPVALRAQVASISAASPDSITLNLGSGVKVVWGSSDDSARKAEVLSVLMKRQARTYDVSAPDLPVTKGEKK, encoded by the coding sequence ATGAGTCAAAGCACTGACCTTGCCCGGGCACAACAGCGCTTCGCTCGCCGGCAGCGGTTGGTGCGGTGGAAGGGCTGGCTGCCCTGGGCCGTCGGCGGCCTGGTCGTCCTGCTGGCCGGGGTGACGGTCTGGATCTTCTACTTCTCGTCGCTGCTGGCCGTCACCGGCGTCCGGGTGACCGGGATCGATACGGTGCCGGAGGCAACGATCGTCGAGGCGGCCGGCGCGCCGATCGGTACGCCGCTGGCGAAGGTCGACCTGACCGCGATCGCGGATCGGGTCCGTACCGTCCCGGCGGTCGCCGACGCGCAGGTGACCAGGGCTTGGCCCCACCGGGTGGAGATCGTGGTCACCGAGCGGGTGCCGGTGGTGGTCGTGACGGACGGGAAGAAGTTCGAGCTGGTCGACGCGACCGGGGTGTCCTTCAAGAGCGTGCCGACCCGGCCGGACGGACTGCCGGAAGCGCTGGTGGTCGGTGCCCGCCGCGACGTCACGATCCGTTCGGTGGTGACGGTTTCGGCCGCGCTGCCGGTCGCGTTGCGGGCGCAGGTGGCGTCGATCTCGGCGGCCTCGCCGGACTCGATCACGCTCAACCTCGGGTCCGGGGTGAAGGTGGTCTGGGGCAGTTCCGATGACTCCGCGCGCAAGGCCGAAGTACTGAGCGTGCTGATGAAGCGGCAGGCGAGGACCTACGACGTGTCGGCGCCCGATCTTCCTGTCACCAAAGGCGAAAAGAAGTGA
- the murC gene encoding UDP-N-acetylmuramate--L-alanine ligase encodes MIVTAPDTIFPAEKLGRVHFVGIGGAGMSGIARIMASRGIEVSGSDAKDGRVLAALRALGATCWVGHAAEHVADADTVVVSTAIRETNPEVVAAQAAGIPILPRAAALAAVMVGRRTIAVAGTHGKTTTTSMLTVALQHCGVDPSYAIGGNLNESGSNAHDGNGQLFVAEADESDKSFLTYSPEVSIVTSVEPDHLDNYGDEASYRLAFEQFCDRVLPGGFMVICVDDQGARTLAEFARARGIDVRTYGESEDADTRVTELTADGATQSFVPVFRGRKLPVVHLQQAGKHNALNATAALTVGLGLGFSAADLAEGLASFTGTGRRFEFKGQEDGVRVFDSYAHHPTELTVDLIAARQVAGEGRVIACFQPHLFSRTRIFATEFSEALALADEVVVMDIFAAREDPEPGVTGALIANHVPLKPDQVRFEPSWSAVPRVVADLAVPGDLVVTLGAGDVTLIGPEVVGLLAERAALNAATIE; translated from the coding sequence GTGATCGTTACCGCTCCTGACACGATCTTCCCCGCCGAGAAGCTGGGCCGGGTGCACTTCGTGGGTATCGGCGGCGCCGGGATGTCCGGTATCGCCCGCATCATGGCCTCCCGGGGCATCGAGGTGTCCGGCTCGGACGCCAAGGACGGCCGGGTGCTGGCCGCACTGCGCGCGCTCGGAGCGACCTGCTGGGTCGGCCACGCCGCCGAGCACGTCGCCGACGCGGACACCGTCGTGGTCTCCACCGCGATCCGCGAGACCAACCCCGAGGTCGTCGCGGCCCAGGCCGCCGGGATCCCGATCCTGCCGCGAGCGGCGGCGCTCGCCGCGGTGATGGTCGGCCGGCGCACGATCGCCGTGGCCGGAACCCATGGCAAGACCACCACGACGTCGATGCTCACGGTCGCACTGCAGCACTGCGGCGTCGACCCGTCGTACGCGATCGGCGGCAACCTGAACGAGTCCGGTTCGAACGCGCACGACGGTAACGGTCAGCTGTTCGTCGCCGAGGCCGACGAGTCCGACAAGTCGTTCCTGACCTACAGCCCCGAGGTGTCCATCGTCACCTCGGTCGAGCCGGACCACCTGGACAACTACGGCGACGAGGCCAGCTACCGGCTGGCGTTCGAGCAGTTCTGCGACCGGGTGCTGCCCGGCGGTTTCATGGTGATCTGCGTGGACGACCAGGGCGCCCGGACGCTGGCCGAGTTCGCCCGCGCCCGCGGCATCGACGTACGGACGTACGGCGAATCGGAGGACGCGGACACCCGGGTCACCGAGCTCACCGCGGACGGCGCGACCCAGTCGTTCGTGCCGGTGTTCCGCGGCCGCAAGTTGCCCGTGGTGCACCTGCAGCAGGCCGGCAAGCACAACGCGCTGAACGCGACGGCGGCGCTGACGGTCGGCCTGGGACTCGGCTTCTCGGCCGCGGACCTGGCCGAAGGGCTCGCGTCCTTCACCGGGACCGGCCGCCGGTTCGAGTTCAAGGGCCAGGAGGACGGCGTCCGGGTCTTCGACTCCTACGCGCACCACCCGACCGAGCTGACGGTGGACCTGATCGCCGCCCGGCAGGTGGCGGGGGAGGGTCGCGTGATCGCGTGCTTCCAGCCGCACCTGTTCAGCCGGACCAGGATCTTCGCGACCGAGTTCTCCGAGGCGCTGGCGCTGGCCGACGAGGTCGTCGTGATGGACATCTTCGCGGCCCGCGAGGATCCCGAGCCCGGCGTCACCGGCGCGCTGATCGCGAACCACGTGCCGCTGAAGCCCGACCAGGTCCGGTTCGAGCCGTCCTGGTCGGCCGTACCGCGGGTGGTCGCCGACCTCGCCGTACCGGGTGACCTGGTGGTCACGCTCGGCGCCGGCGACGTGACGCTGATCGGGCCCGAAGTGGTCGGGCTGCTGGCCGAGCGGGCGGCGCTGAACGCCGCGACGATCGAGTGA
- the murG gene encoding undecaprenyldiphospho-muramoylpentapeptide beta-N-acetylglucosaminyltransferase: MPSIVLAGGGTAGHTSPLIATADALRRIDPTVEILALGTERGIEVRVIPEAGYRLELIPPVPLPRKPTPALFAVPGKMLSSVSAARKILDEAKADVLVGFGGYVSTPAYVAAWRRKTPIVVHEGNAMPGIANKFAARYCTETVATSFPGTDLPHANYVGLPIRRAISTMDRAALRAEAREFFGLDPDAPTVFVTGGSTGAQRLNEGFGGAAVDLQAAGVQVLHAIGSKNTLEISQTGPYPYRVLNYIDRMELAYAAADLVVCRAGANTVTEVSGVGLPAIYVPLPIGNGEQRVNAKAVVDAGGALLVDNAEVTPDWVRATVPQLVHDKARLQSMSAAAQGLIRLDADDRLAKIILDVVGSAS; this comes from the coding sequence GTGCCGAGCATCGTCCTGGCCGGTGGTGGTACCGCCGGCCATACTTCCCCCCTGATCGCTACCGCCGACGCCCTGCGCCGGATCGACCCGACCGTCGAGATCCTCGCCCTCGGAACCGAGCGGGGGATCGAGGTCCGGGTCATCCCCGAAGCCGGCTACCGGCTCGAGCTCATCCCGCCGGTCCCGTTGCCGCGCAAGCCGACGCCCGCGCTGTTCGCCGTACCGGGCAAGATGCTCAGCTCGGTCAGCGCCGCCCGCAAGATCCTCGACGAGGCCAAGGCCGACGTACTGGTCGGCTTCGGCGGCTACGTGTCGACGCCGGCGTACGTCGCGGCCTGGCGCCGCAAGACGCCGATCGTGGTGCACGAAGGCAACGCGATGCCGGGGATCGCGAACAAGTTCGCGGCTCGCTACTGCACCGAGACCGTGGCGACCTCGTTCCCCGGCACGGACCTGCCGCACGCCAACTACGTCGGGCTGCCGATCCGCCGGGCGATCTCGACGATGGACCGGGCCGCGCTGCGGGCCGAGGCACGCGAGTTCTTCGGGCTGGACCCGGACGCGCCGACCGTGTTCGTCACCGGTGGTTCGACGGGTGCACAGCGGCTCAACGAAGGCTTCGGCGGCGCCGCGGTAGATCTGCAGGCGGCCGGGGTACAGGTGCTGCATGCGATCGGGTCGAAGAACACCCTGGAGATCTCGCAGACCGGCCCGTACCCGTACCGCGTGCTCAACTACATCGACCGGATGGAGCTCGCCTACGCCGCGGCCGACCTGGTCGTCTGCCGCGCGGGTGCGAACACGGTCACCGAGGTCTCGGGTGTCGGGCTGCCCGCCATCTACGTTCCGCTGCCGATCGGCAACGGTGAGCAGCGGGTGAACGCCAAGGCGGTCGTGGACGCCGGTGGCGCGCTGCTGGTCGACAACGCGGAGGTGACGCCGGACTGGGTTCGCGCGACCGTTCCGCAACTTGTCCACGACAAGGCGCGTCTACAGAGCATGTCCGCTGCTGCCCAGGGCCTGATCCGTCTCGACGCCGACGACCGGTTGGCGAAGATCATCCTCGATGTGGTGGGGTCTGCTTCGTGA
- the ftsW gene encoding putative lipid II flippase FtsW, whose product MTTITDRPDDKAARPATDRRWVSALKDVLDRPLTSYHILLGATGLLLVLGLLMVASASSVMSLNTYGNPYTITYRQLIWVAVGLPMAYVASRMTPRHFRMLAYVALLGSVFLLVLTYVPGLGKNVNGNTNWISFGGPLQIQPSEFAKLALVMWCADLYARKQKLLTQWKHLLVPMVPVCGLVIALIIGQHDLGTSLVLMAVMVGMIWVVGAPTRLFVGMLAVVGTIGGFFVSQESYRMARVAQFMDPFADPSGVGWQAYHAFYALSTGGWWGVGIGNSRQKWGNLPEAHTDFIFAVIGEELGLIGSLTVLALFLTLAYAGVRIATRTTEPFIRYAAAGITVWIMAQTLVNLGAVIGLLPIVGIPLPLLSYGGSALLPTLIAIGMLLSFAKAEPGAQAALKESRRPLFWWVSSWRTPGHPGRENTRER is encoded by the coding sequence ATGACGACGATCACTGACCGGCCGGACGACAAAGCTGCGCGCCCCGCGACCGACCGGCGCTGGGTTTCGGCCCTGAAGGACGTGCTGGACCGGCCGCTGACGTCGTACCACATCCTGCTCGGTGCGACCGGCTTGTTGCTGGTGCTCGGGCTGCTGATGGTCGCGTCGGCGTCGAGCGTGATGTCGCTGAACACCTACGGAAACCCCTACACGATCACCTACCGCCAGTTGATCTGGGTCGCGGTAGGCCTGCCGATGGCGTACGTCGCGTCGCGGATGACACCGCGGCACTTCCGGATGCTCGCGTACGTCGCGTTGCTGGGCTCGGTGTTCCTCCTCGTGCTCACCTATGTGCCGGGCCTGGGCAAGAACGTCAACGGCAACACGAACTGGATCTCCTTCGGCGGTCCGTTGCAGATCCAGCCGAGCGAGTTCGCCAAGCTGGCACTGGTGATGTGGTGCGCGGATCTCTACGCCCGCAAGCAGAAGCTGCTCACCCAGTGGAAGCACCTGCTGGTCCCGATGGTGCCGGTCTGCGGTCTGGTGATCGCGTTGATCATCGGCCAGCACGACCTCGGCACGTCGCTGGTCCTGATGGCCGTGATGGTCGGGATGATCTGGGTGGTCGGCGCACCGACCAGGCTGTTCGTCGGGATGCTGGCCGTGGTCGGCACGATCGGCGGGTTCTTCGTCAGCCAGGAGAGCTACCGGATGGCCCGGGTCGCGCAGTTCATGGATCCGTTCGCGGACCCCAGCGGCGTCGGCTGGCAGGCGTACCACGCGTTCTACGCGCTCTCCACCGGTGGCTGGTGGGGGGTCGGGATCGGCAACAGCCGGCAGAAGTGGGGCAACCTGCCCGAGGCGCACACCGACTTCATCTTCGCGGTGATCGGCGAGGAGCTCGGGCTGATCGGTTCACTGACCGTGCTCGCGCTGTTCCTCACGCTGGCCTACGCCGGCGTCCGGATTGCGACCAGGACCACCGAGCCGTTCATCCGCTACGCCGCGGCCGGAATCACGGTGTGGATCATGGCCCAGACGCTGGTCAACCTGGGCGCCGTGATCGGACTGCTACCCATCGTGGGTATCCCGCTCCCGCTTTTGTCGTACGGTGGGTCCGCACTGCTGCCGACGCTGATCGCGATCGGCATGCTGCTGTCCTTCGCGAAGGCCGAGCCCGGCGCGCAGGCCGCCCTGAAGGAATCCCGGCGGCCTTTGTTCTGGTGGGTGTCTTCGTGGCGTACACCTGGCCACCCTGGCCGTGAGAACACGCGGGAGCGTTGA
- the murD gene encoding UDP-N-acetylmuramoyl-L-alanine--D-glutamate ligase — MSLSTRTDEGWSTTRFVVLGFGTAGYACADSLLQAGAEHVVVLDDRDTEALREKAQILETLGATITLGPGSTAELPADVEIVVTSPGIPPHAPLLAAAAERNIPIWSEIELAWRLRDPANAAPWLCVTGTNGKTTTVQMLTAILTAAGHRAVAAGNVGLPLLEAVMDPEPFDVIAVELSSYQLHFTSSMSPHSAAVLNLAPDHVDWHGSMEAYTAAKGRIYENCQIACVYNVADPVTEQLVMDADVIEGCRAIGFTLGTPAISMVGLVEDLIVDRAFVEQRASSALELAAVADVVPPAPHNVANALAAAALARAFGVPATAVRDGLRKFRPDAHRIAHVGEVAGVNYVDDSKATNPHAAQASLLAYEHVVWIAGGQAKGATFDELVIAAAPRLRGVVLLGQDKAVIAEALARHAPDVPTITVEATETGAMETVVGEAAKLAQVGDTVLLAPGCASWDMFANYGARGDAFAEAVLRLGDR, encoded by the coding sequence CGACTCGCTGCTGCAGGCCGGCGCCGAGCACGTCGTCGTACTGGACGACCGGGACACCGAAGCGCTGCGCGAGAAGGCGCAGATCCTCGAAACGCTGGGCGCGACCATCACCCTTGGCCCGGGCAGTACGGCGGAGCTTCCGGCCGACGTGGAGATCGTCGTCACCTCGCCCGGCATCCCTCCGCACGCGCCACTGCTGGCGGCCGCCGCTGAACGGAACATCCCGATCTGGAGCGAGATCGAGCTGGCCTGGCGGCTGCGCGATCCGGCGAACGCGGCACCCTGGCTCTGTGTCACCGGCACGAACGGCAAGACGACGACGGTCCAGATGCTGACCGCGATCCTGACCGCGGCCGGCCACCGGGCCGTTGCCGCGGGCAACGTCGGTCTCCCGCTGCTGGAAGCCGTGATGGACCCCGAACCGTTCGACGTGATCGCGGTCGAGCTGTCCAGCTACCAGTTGCACTTCACCTCCTCGATGTCGCCGCACTCGGCCGCCGTCCTGAACCTCGCGCCCGACCACGTCGACTGGCACGGCTCGATGGAGGCCTACACCGCCGCCAAGGGCCGCATCTACGAGAACTGCCAGATCGCCTGCGTCTACAACGTGGCCGACCCGGTGACCGAGCAACTCGTGATGGACGCGGACGTGATCGAGGGCTGCCGCGCGATCGGCTTCACCCTCGGTACGCCGGCGATCTCGATGGTCGGCCTGGTCGAGGACCTGATCGTCGACCGTGCGTTCGTCGAGCAGCGCGCGTCGTCGGCCCTCGAGCTGGCGGCCGTCGCCGACGTCGTCCCACCCGCTCCGCACAACGTGGCGAACGCGCTGGCCGCGGCCGCGCTGGCGCGCGCGTTCGGCGTACCGGCGACGGCGGTACGGGACGGGTTGCGGAAGTTCCGGCCGGACGCGCACCGGATCGCCCACGTCGGAGAAGTTGCCGGGGTCAACTATGTCGACGATTCCAAGGCGACGAATCCCCATGCGGCACAGGCTTCGCTGCTCGCCTACGAGCACGTGGTCTGGATCGCCGGCGGTCAGGCGAAGGGCGCGACCTTCGACGAATTGGTGATCGCCGCCGCGCCGAGACTGCGCGGGGTCGTGCTGCTCGGCCAGGACAAGGCGGTGATCGCCGAAGCACTTGCCCGACACGCGCCGGATGTCCCGACGATCACCGTGGAGGCGACGGAGACTGGAGCCATGGAGACCGTGGTGGGGGAGGCTGCGAAGCTTGCACAGGTGGGTGACACCGTGCTGCTCGCGCCTGGCTGCGCTTCTTGGGACATGTTCGCCAACTATGGAGCCCGCGGAGACGCCTTCGCCGAAGCCGTACTGCGGCTGGGCGACCGCTGA